A genomic segment from Drosophila miranda strain MSH22 chromosome 3, D.miranda_PacBio2.1, whole genome shotgun sequence encodes:
- the LOC117188224 gene encoding CDK5RAP3-like protein, which produces MNESEIPIDIHTLKLQDWLISRRIVPKNIQQEIKEIHTKISNALQDMPSNEQLIKLLSKANINYYHVKEIIEILKQTEKDTKSVFGTYGSQRMKDWQEICRLYEKNATYLGETAQIFVRNVNFEIPGVRKQMAKLEQLTDESLKRAQDMHKPEGQLLAEHAALLEQLGVKGDNLHAELIEVLAGLPDLYTKSLQDIGKIQNGIDMYAEISGHKQSLPILRHLVEFGNTTVYQYIHKEAPLAVEEPPISLDLSEGIASKDGEGDNAVTEIDFGTDDNGGTSSTVSAEIIDYGDFGGVDLPETDGGNIDWGIESAPASDAVEINFDIPVEEYGIVVEGTGMDGGTAKGDQAYTLLDSPNYRDRFLDELFELESFLRLRLYELNQLESSSNIMYSLMDSIATHDADSIKKILGYIEKIIQQTSDEQTRHLFQLKHSSKYANLLATKLQQMTKAVEKLRSTREGLKQRAVELREQRLQLNPVLEELIAQTRTLQTHIEKDISKRYKNRMVNLMGGAN; this is translated from the exons ATGAAT GAGTCTGAGATTCCCATTGACATCCATACTCTGAAGTTGCAAGACTGGCTGATCAGCCGCAGGATTGTGCCCAAAAATATTCAACAGGAGATCAAGGAAATTCACACCAAGATCAGCAATGCCCTCCAGGACATGCCGTCTAATGAACAGCTCATTAAATTATTGTCGAAAGCGA ATATCAACTATTACCATGTGAAAGAGATAATTGAAATCCTCAAGCAAACGGAGAAGGATACGAAAAGCGTATTTGGCACCTACGGCAGTCAGCGTATGAAGGATTGGCAGGAGATATGCCGCCTGTACGAAAAGAACGCTACATATCTGGGCGAAACGGCTCAGATATTTGTGCGAAATGTGAACTTTGAGATACCTGGGGTGCGAAAGCAAATGGCAAAACTGGAACAACTTACCGATGAAAGTCTTAAAAGAGCCCAAGACATGCACAAGCCGGAAGGTCAGCTACTGGCCGAACATGCCGCCTTGCTGGAACAGCTGGGGGTCAAAGGAGACAATCTACATGCGGAGCTTATCGAGGTTCTTGCCGGCCTGCCAGACCTCTACACTAAGTCCCTACAGGATATTGGCAAGATTCAGAACGGCATCGACATGTATGCCGAGATCAGTGGGCACAAACAGTCGCTACCCATTCTTCGGCATCTGGTCGAGTTTGGAAACACCACTGTGTATCAGTACATTCACAAAGAAGCACCCCTGGCCGTTGAAGAGCCTCCCATAAGCCTAGACCTCAGTGAAGGCATCGCCTCCAAGGATGGAGAGGGGGATAACGCTGTTACCGAAATTGACTTTGGAACGGATGACAATGGCGGAACATCCTCCACCGTTTCGGCGGAAATCATTGACTACGGTGACTTTGGAGGTGTAGATCTTCCGGAGACCGATGGCGGTAACATCGATTGGGGCATCGAGAGTGCCCCAGCATCGGATGCTGTTGAAATCAACTTTGACATTCCTGTCGAGGAGTATGGGATCGTGGTGGAGGGCACTGGCATGGATGGTGGCACTGCCAAGG GTGACCAAGCCTACACACTCCTAGACTCGCCCAATTATCGGGATCGTTTTCTGGACGAGCTCTTTGAGCTGGAATCGTTCCTGCGCCTGCGCCTCTATGAGCTCAATCAGTTGGAGTCCTCGAGCAACATTATGTACTCGCTTATGGATAGCATTGCCACACACGATGCTGATAGCATAAAGAAGATTCTCGGTTACATCGAGAAAATCATCCAGCAGACCTCCGATGAGCAAACGCGCCATCTATTCCAGCTAAAGCATTCGTCAAAGTACGCGAATCTACTTGCCACCAAGCTCCAGCAGATGACGAAGGCCGTGGAGAAGCTCCGATCCACGCGCGAGGGACTCAAGCAGCGTGCCGTCGAGCTGCGGGAGCAGCGGCTGCAGCTTAATCCCGTCCTCGAGGAACTGATTGCCCAAACGCGTACTCTACAGACACACATCGAGAAGGATATTTCGAAGCGTTATAAGAATCGTATGGTTAATCTAATGGGAGGCGCTAACTAA